A region of Ramlibacter agri DNA encodes the following proteins:
- a CDS encoding NADH:flavin oxidoreductase/NADH oxidase yields the protein MSRLFEPLSLGELRLANRIVIAPMCQYSAEDGSAGDWHLMHLGQLAISGAGLLIVEATAVSAVGRISPYDLGLYSDANEAALQRVLAAVRSFSPIRMAIQVSHAGRKASSQAPWDGGRQIRPHEPLGWQTLAPSPVPHAESEAPPLALDRDGLRKVKDDFVATAQRAARLGFEGIELHCAHGYLLHQFLSPLANFRQDEYGGSLENRMRFPLEVFDAIRAAFPAQRPVWARISATDWVPGGWDIEGTVALSQELKKRGCAAIHVTTGGVSPAQAIKLGPGYQVPYAQRVKAEVGLPTLAVGLITEPQQAEAIIANNEADAVSLARAMLYDPRWPWHAAAQLGAHVYAPHQYWRSQPRELKDLFTGMQHGQR from the coding sequence ATGAGCCGGCTGTTCGAGCCCCTTTCCCTCGGCGAGCTGCGGCTCGCCAACCGCATCGTCATCGCCCCCATGTGCCAGTACTCGGCCGAGGACGGCTCGGCGGGCGACTGGCACTTGATGCACCTGGGCCAGCTCGCCATCTCGGGCGCGGGCCTGCTGATCGTGGAGGCCACGGCGGTGTCGGCGGTAGGCCGCATCTCGCCCTACGACCTCGGGCTCTACTCCGATGCGAACGAAGCCGCGCTGCAGCGCGTACTGGCCGCGGTGCGTTCCTTCTCGCCGATCCGCATGGCGATCCAGGTTTCGCACGCCGGCCGCAAGGCTTCGAGCCAGGCGCCCTGGGACGGCGGCCGGCAGATCCGTCCCCACGAGCCGCTCGGCTGGCAGACGCTGGCCCCCAGCCCGGTGCCGCACGCGGAAAGCGAGGCGCCACCGCTGGCGCTGGACCGCGACGGGCTGCGCAAGGTGAAGGACGATTTCGTAGCCACCGCGCAGCGCGCCGCCCGGCTCGGCTTCGAAGGCATCGAGCTGCATTGCGCGCACGGCTACCTGCTGCACCAGTTCCTGTCGCCGCTCGCCAATTTCCGGCAGGACGAGTACGGCGGCAGCCTGGAAAACCGCATGCGCTTCCCGCTGGAAGTGTTCGACGCCATCCGCGCGGCCTTCCCGGCGCAGCGGCCGGTGTGGGCGCGCATCTCGGCCACCGACTGGGTGCCGGGCGGCTGGGACATCGAAGGCACGGTGGCGCTGTCGCAGGAACTCAAGAAGCGCGGCTGCGCGGCCATCCACGTCACCACCGGCGGCGTTTCGCCGGCGCAGGCGATCAAGCTCGGGCCGGGCTACCAGGTGCCGTATGCGCAGCGCGTGAAAGCGGAAGTGGGCCTGCCGACCCTGGCCGTGGGCCTCATCACCGAGCCGCAGCAGGCCGAGGCGATCATCGCCAACAACGAAGCCGATGCGGTCTCGCTGGCGCGCGCCATGCTGTACGACCCGCGCTGGCCCTGGCACGCCGCGGCGCAACTGGGCGCGCACGTGTACGCGCCGCACCAGTACTGGCGCAGCCAGCCGCGCGAGCTGAAGGACCTGTTCACCGGCATGCAGCACGGGCAGCGCTGA
- a CDS encoding tetratricopeptide repeat protein — protein sequence MKHSLIALVCASALSWPLAATGAGGGGGGGGGAGGGDEETTSLRSRDPDYSAAMAAVKTQDWQQVVARMGAYTQRQPGDADGWNELGHAHRQMGNMQPALAAYDKALKINPKHRGVHEYLGEAYLQMGDVPKAEQELKALDKLCFFGCEEYSDLKKSIDSYKKGKQAKAS from the coding sequence ATGAAGCATTCGCTGATCGCGCTCGTTTGCGCTTCTGCCCTCAGCTGGCCGCTTGCCGCCACAGGCGCGGGCGGCGGCGGGGGCGGAGGAGGCGGGGCCGGTGGCGGGGACGAGGAAACGACGTCCCTGCGCAGCCGCGACCCCGACTACTCCGCCGCCATGGCCGCGGTGAAGACGCAGGACTGGCAGCAGGTCGTGGCCCGCATGGGCGCTTACACCCAGCGGCAGCCCGGCGACGCCGACGGCTGGAACGAGCTGGGCCACGCGCATCGGCAGATGGGCAACATGCAGCCGGCGCTGGCCGCCTACGACAAGGCCCTGAAGATCAACCCCAAGCATCGCGGCGTGCACGAGTACCTGGGCGAGGCCTACCTGCAGATGGGCGACGTGCCGAAGGCGGAGCAGGAACTGAAGGCGCTCGACAAGCTGTGCTTCTTCGGCTGCGAGGAGTACTCGGACCTGAAGAAGAGCATCGACTCCTACAAGAAGGGCAAGCAGGCGAAAGCCAGCTGA
- a CDS encoding LysR family transcriptional regulator, with protein sequence MATARDPAAVLQHALLTRLKLRQLALLQAVDRHRTLGRVAAEMRLSQPAITKALHEVEDIFDAPLFERTSRGLLPTPAGDAVLEYARRWLAELEATAQVLTSIGSGRSGRLRLGLTQWVPQQLLSTALTHLLQGTPRTAVMTREGVTDELVAALMAGELDCAIGRSYDGPVTGVVQQAFYEQEPCLMVAAASVKRLSRGPLDWARLAQLDWILPPPNTPMRRTYNAVFVGAGVQPPQPLLETTSMRSIETVLRTEANAVCILARDVVAEMAQGGVVAALPYRLGWMLPPVSFFTLKQLEQQPAVVSLRAAVMQTARQMQAKARAAA encoded by the coding sequence TTGGCCACCGCCCGCGACCCCGCCGCCGTGCTGCAACACGCGCTGCTCACGCGCCTGAAGCTGCGCCAGCTCGCGCTGCTGCAAGCCGTCGACCGCCACCGCACGCTGGGCCGCGTGGCGGCGGAGATGCGATTGAGCCAGCCCGCCATCACCAAGGCGCTGCACGAGGTGGAGGACATCTTCGACGCGCCGCTGTTCGAGCGCACCAGCCGCGGGCTGCTGCCCACGCCCGCGGGCGACGCGGTGCTCGAATACGCGCGCCGCTGGCTGGCCGAACTGGAAGCCACGGCGCAGGTTCTCACCTCCATCGGCTCGGGCCGCAGCGGGCGGCTGCGCCTGGGGCTGACGCAATGGGTGCCGCAGCAGCTGCTGTCCACCGCGCTCACGCACCTGCTGCAGGGCACGCCGCGCACGGCGGTGATGACACGCGAAGGCGTCACCGACGAACTGGTGGCGGCGCTGATGGCGGGCGAGCTCGATTGCGCCATCGGCCGCTCCTACGACGGGCCGGTGACCGGCGTCGTGCAGCAGGCCTTCTACGAGCAGGAGCCCTGCCTGATGGTGGCGGCCGCCAGCGTGAAGCGGCTTTCGCGCGGGCCGCTGGACTGGGCGCGGCTTGCGCAGCTGGACTGGATCCTGCCGCCACCCAACACGCCCATGCGCCGCACCTACAACGCAGTGTTCGTGGGCGCCGGCGTGCAGCCGCCGCAGCCGCTGCTGGAGACGACGTCGATGCGCAGCATCGAAACGGTGTTGCGCACCGAAGCCAACGCGGTGTGCATCCTCGCGCGCGACGTGGTGGCCGAGATGGCGCAGGGCGGCGTCGTCGCCGCCCTGCCCTACCGGCTCGGCTGGATGCTGCCGCCGGTGAGCTTCTTCACCTTGAAGCAGCTGGAGCAACAGCCGGCCGTGGTGTCGCTGCGCGCCGCGGTGATGCAGACCGCGCGGCAGATGCAGGCGAAGGCGCGCGCGGCCGCGTGA
- a CDS encoding GAF domain-containing protein: MDPSNTPSAITADFLDALAEARSAEEALRRVDARRLQIAPGSTFSIQQNVTTARDGAGQVLLRRFYTSAAASFPVNGTKRKLLTPWTECLFLRGGVFVGEGEQVLAQTFDDFEQMRAHELRSVVNVPLLQGNLCYATFNVFGTRARWSPQEVLGIRLLALAAARWVPAMPGLAYRFERAAAV, encoded by the coding sequence ATGGATCCGAGCAACACACCGAGCGCCATCACGGCGGACTTCCTGGACGCGCTGGCCGAGGCCCGCAGCGCCGAGGAGGCCCTGCGGCGTGTCGATGCGCGGCGCTTGCAGATCGCACCGGGCAGCACCTTCAGCATCCAGCAGAACGTGACGACCGCGCGCGACGGGGCCGGCCAGGTGCTGCTGCGCCGCTTCTATACGTCGGCGGCCGCGAGCTTTCCCGTCAACGGCACCAAGCGAAAGCTGCTGACGCCGTGGACCGAATGCCTGTTCCTGCGGGGCGGCGTGTTCGTGGGCGAAGGGGAGCAGGTGCTGGCGCAGACCTTCGACGACTTCGAACAGATGCGTGCCCACGAGTTGCGCAGCGTGGTCAACGTGCCCTTGCTGCAGGGCAATCTCTGCTACGCCACATTCAACGTCTTCGGCACCCGGGCGCGCTGGTCGCCGCAGGAGGTGCTGGGCATCCGCCTGCTGGCGCTGGCCGCCGCGCGCTGGGTGCCGGCCATGCCCGGCCTCGCTTATCGCTTCGAGCGCGCGGCCGCCGTCTGA
- a CDS encoding VOC family protein, whose protein sequence is MPVSALHHYTIRCTPEELPPLLDFYTRVLGLRAGERPVMPAPGYWLYATDQPIVHLYASLPRRQAAVEPPTGPLDHISFRSQGLHEMRGHLQAQGVAFSEAPVPGWPLHQVFLHDPQGLRIEMTFFLDEEGA, encoded by the coding sequence ATGCCCGTGAGCGCCTTGCACCATTACACCATCCGCTGCACGCCGGAGGAACTGCCGCCGCTGCTGGACTTCTATACCCGCGTGCTGGGTCTGCGCGCGGGCGAGCGCCCGGTGATGCCGGCGCCCGGCTACTGGCTCTATGCCACCGACCAGCCCATCGTGCACCTCTACGCTTCGCTGCCGCGGCGGCAGGCGGCCGTGGAACCGCCCACCGGTCCGCTGGACCACATCTCCTTCCGCTCGCAAGGCCTGCACGAGATGCGCGGGCACCTGCAAGCGCAAGGCGTCGCGTTCAGCGAAGCGCCGGTCCCCGGCTGGCCGCTGCACCAGGTGTTCCTGCACGACCCCCAGGGCCTGCGCATCGAGATGACCTTCTTCCTCGACGAGGAGGGCGCGTGA
- a CDS encoding alpha/beta fold hydrolase: MSEVVQAGDVRVAFERTGDGPPLLLIHGAEASRQMFAALVPQLAPHFTVIAYDQRDCGDTEGPEQPASLADLAQDAHRFIKALGFKRTHVFGSSFGGRVAQALALLYPQSVDRLVLGSTWPVPRSYEELCPDAGRLGQLRRGLPGTADELAGWFFPEAFLQQRPELRRVFANVRPGSARSERRAATVQSTLENGVADIVAPTLVLAGELDRVVPASVTLAMAHRIRGADAVLLPAVGHVTAMQAPEVLAQHIVRFLNH, from the coding sequence GTGAGCGAAGTCGTGCAGGCCGGCGACGTGCGTGTCGCGTTCGAGCGCACGGGCGACGGGCCACCGCTGCTGCTGATACACGGCGCCGAGGCCTCACGCCAGATGTTCGCTGCGCTCGTGCCGCAGCTGGCGCCGCACTTCACCGTGATCGCCTACGACCAGCGCGATTGCGGCGACACCGAAGGGCCGGAGCAGCCGGCGAGCCTGGCGGACCTGGCCCAGGATGCGCACCGCTTCATCAAGGCGCTGGGCTTCAAGCGCACGCACGTGTTCGGCTCCTCGTTCGGCGGCCGGGTCGCGCAGGCGCTGGCCTTGCTGTACCCGCAATCGGTGGACCGGCTGGTGCTGGGCAGCACCTGGCCGGTGCCGCGCTCGTACGAGGAACTGTGCCCCGACGCCGGCCGCCTCGGGCAGCTGCGCCGCGGCCTGCCTGGCACGGCGGACGAACTGGCCGGCTGGTTCTTCCCCGAAGCCTTCCTGCAGCAAAGGCCGGAACTGCGCCGCGTGTTCGCCAACGTGCGGCCCGGGTCGGCGCGATCCGAAAGGCGTGCCGCGACCGTGCAGAGCACGCTGGAAAACGGCGTGGCCGACATCGTCGCGCCCACGCTGGTGCTGGCCGGCGAACTCGATCGCGTGGTGCCGGCCAGCGTGACGCTTGCGATGGCGCACCGCATCCGCGGCGCCGATGCGGTGCTGCTGCCTGCCGTCGGCCATGTGACCGCGATGCAGGCCCCCGAGGTGCTGGCGCAGCACATCGTCCGCTTCCTGAACCACTGA